Genomic segment of Thunnus thynnus chromosome 21, fThuThy2.1, whole genome shotgun sequence:
caagaaatagtccagcacataatgCCCCATAATACATCCAACTTTTTCATTtgtacactttgttttttgtactgaTTAAACAAAGTGTTAGCTTTAGAAGGTGCTAAGTAGTGTAGgcaattttttttaacctttggacagagcaagGCTAGCTTTTTCCCCTTGCTTTCattcttcatgctaagctaagcaaaCTGTCCACTAGCTCTAGCTTCAGAATTATTGTAGAGACATGAGGGTGGTATCGCTCTCATCTCATCTAACATGCATTTATTTACATCTCATCATCACCCTCACAGATCCCCATGGAGAACTTTAAAGCAGCTGACATAGAGTTCCAGGCCCGCTTCCGCCATGAGAACATCGCTGAGCTGTACGGGGCTCTGCTGTGGGACCAGAGCGTGCACCTGTTCATGGAGGCTGGTGAGGGCGGCTCAGTTCTGGAGAGGCTGGACAGCTGTGGGCCCATGAGGGAGTTTGAGATCATCTGGGTGACCAAGCAAGTCCTGCGGGGCCTGGAGTACCTCCACTCGCACAATGTTATCCATCATGACATCAAACGTaagagcaagaagaaaaaaaacattgttgatAGAGTATAAATAGTTCCGGAAATGGAATGATGTCAGTTTTTAAGAGAGTCTTAAGTGGTTGGCAGGAAAGAAGTGAATCAGTCCAAACATACCACAGAAATCTGAcactgacaatattttaaagCAACTGATTGAAATGAGTTTCCTCTTGTGTAGGTTTGACAAACTATTTCTGAGGAAGTGAAAGGTAGTCAGGTTACACTGACTGAGACTGGTAGCTAATGACTgagattacaaaaaaaaaaggcttgttACAGTAGGTGGGGCTCAGCTGAGGTTTGATGTTAGATAGCTCCACATTGGTTGGGATCAAAGCATTCTCCAGAGCCGTCTGTCAGCCTCATGGCCTAAAGGCTGTTTGGTGTCTGGAAATTCCAGCCTGCTTCTTATGCCATCTCCTCCACAGAAGGGTTAAATGTAGGGTCCAGAGAGGCGAGTGACTTAGGAAAATGGCCAACCTGGCCCTCTGACATGTTGCTGTGGTTCTTAGTGTTCCCTGCCTACGATCAAAATATGTAATTATACCTCAGTAAGGGTTTTTAAGCACAAGGATGAGACTTTTCACAAAAGGCTTGTCCTCAAATCATCTGTTGAATTCCTTTGCTAAAAGCATGTGACTTCTTCTTTGAAATCAATGCAAACTGAGTGCAAGCCAGTTCCATATGTCTGACAAGTCACTAATTAATCCTTTTATTTTATCAAACGCCAGCCTGCACAGCATAGCATAAACACTGCAAATGTACAACACTCTCTGACAGGCTGTACCTCTTTAACATCTGTGAAACataacttttcattttctcttttttttttagccagtAACATTGTCTTGATGTCAGACAAGGCAGTCCTGGTGGACTTTGGCCTGACAGTGCAGATGACAGAGGATATATACATTCCCAGAGACCTGAGAGGAACAGAGGTAAGACAATAAACCAGAGATCTGATATGTGTATTGTGGTAACGTTGTTTACAACTTTCACAGGCTTCAAGCCAAAGCCTGAAATGGatagatttctgtttttttttcttttgtaattgCTACTCTAATCAATACTTGTTTGCTAAAAAAGGCAGCAGTCACTCAGGCTAGACTTCCTTGGGGATTTTAAGAAATAAGTCTCGAAGACTTGTCAGCactcatctctctttttcaaaATGATTACAGAAAGCCAATGATTGGCAAGTCATTGTGCTCATTGACCTCAAAGATGCTAATAATAGCCTGCTCTTTCTTGGGGCTCTTGGCGCTTGCACGTTTTAATCAGCACTTGGGAAATTTTAGGCGTAATCCCAGAGTTTTCTCATGAGTCTTTTTCTCCCACCCTGCATCCTCCTTGCTTCCCCATGTTTTGACCCACATGTTTGCATATGTACTCTGAGCCTCTCATAGCTTGGCTTGTGGAAAGTCCCAGGGCAGACACCCAGCAGTAATAATACAAGAGACACAGAGCTAGTAAATACACTGGGCTGCTCAGGCTGACATGAACATGGGAGAGCAGGCTGGAATttccagcagagagagacaaactcTGGTAGTGAGTTTACTTTTCACACTCTGTACTGCTCTTACCTTGACACACATAGCGTGGGTCTAAAGGTTACAACAGAAAAACCCTTTAATGGTTgcttgttttcctgtttggttTGGCACTGTTACACTCAttggaatgaaaaaaacaaacaaaaaaagaggaaccaCTTTCATAACTTTTTCTGCCATTATCTTCTGTCACTCTACTGTATCCAATTCATCTCATTATCCCTTCTTTTATCTAGATGTATATGAGTCCAGAGCTGGTTCTGTGTCGCGGACATACCACCAAGACAGACATCTACAGCCTGGGTACCACTATCATTCACATGCAGACTGGTAGCCCTCCCTGGGTGCGGAGATATCCACGCACTGCCTACCCATCATACCTCTACATTGTAAGCACTTGTTTAAAAGAATCATACTTACATGCCTCAAGATAGTATCTTTACCTTGCAGCATTTAAAAGAGTGACAAATTTTTCCATGACTTTGTTCAGGTTTTCCATAGCGTAGATTATCATGAGTAAGAACAGCGTGTTTGCAGAACGTGATCGATGACCCATTTAGTCAGTCACtacttctgtttcttttaaagGCTTTCCATTACATGGGTTCTATGCTTTTAAGAAgtgctctttctgtttttgaaatgatTATCAGCTCTTTTCATTTAGACACTGTTACTCACTTCCTCATGAAACTGTTATGGGGAAGTAATGTGACATGGCAAAGTCacttttctacctttctttgTTCTCTTTTACCACAACTAAACTTGTTTTACAAGCTGCTACTCACAGTGTAactcacaaaagaaaaactggGTCACAGCTGCTGGAGGAATTCTaccctgtttttttctctttatcacAGGCCTTGACTGTCtttacaactttatttttgtctctgtcaCTGCAGTTTTCTCTAATGCCAGTTTTGCCTTATCTCTCTCCCTGCAGATCCACAAGCTGGCACCCCCTCTGGAGGACATAGCGGAGGACTGCAGCCAGGCCATGCGCTCCTTCCTGGAGCGAGCCCTGGAGAGTAACCCTGCTCTGCGGAGCTCGGCGTCTGAGCTGCTGAAGGACGAGGCCATCAACCCGCCCAGGGAGGATCAGCCACGCTGTTGGAGCCTTGACTCAGCGATGGAGGAGGCCAACCACGCCATACTGCGCCAGCAGAGCCAGCACCATGACACCACCCAAGGTAAGGACTTAGGTGTGGAAGTTGACGGTGTTTCCTGTGATACACATTTATGAATGCAGTTCCACTAGAAATAGTAACAAATAATTTTATAACACTAAgtccttatttttcttttctgcagaATCTTCGCTGTACTCTGAAGACTCTGGCCACATGAAGAGGAAGGGCTCTTTGTACATTGACTTGGGGGCCTTGTCAGGTTACTGTAAACTGGTGACAGGCCCCCCCACATCAGAATATGGCTAGCACTGGACCATCATGGCCATTTATTTTGCCGAACTTTAGTTGAAGACAACTGATAATTTACCATTATCCTTCTTTGACTGGCTAACTCTTCACTGTTGAGGACTGATGAACAGTTCAGGTGGACAGCTGCAGGTGGCACGGCTCACTGATGAACTCTTTACAAGACTCAGGATGACTTATAATGAATGGAATTAGTTGAGCCTTGACGCTGAAATGGGCTGATGTTGCTCAGCAACACTGCAGGACGGTGTTTGAATGAGATGCATTGTGTATTAATGAGCATTAAGTTTTGGTATGAGTTCCCAGAGCCCCTTGAGGGATGTTtgtacatgcttttatttcaatGTGCACAGTAACAActcaaatatatgttttttttctcatgaaacTAGAAGTTATTTTATCACTAACAATGTAAGCTATTTGTTCAAGTATGTGTGCATTATGCAAACATGATTGTATGTAGTTCTTTATGGACTTCCTCCTGTTAGTTCCTGTGGAATATTAATAGCATGATCATGCTATGCAAATGACGCTTCTGTGAAATGCATGCTGAATCTGATTGTGTTTTGTACATCCTGTGAGATGAGGCCAGCTGTGCTTTTGACTTAACAATGTTTGAAAATGGAAGGGTGTAATTTTGCTGTTGCtccaataaaatgaaaagccaGTACTCTCTGTGATTTTTCAGATTGCTCAATTTGGATTTTCGCTTCACAAATAAAAGAGGTAccctttgaaatgaaaactttCAGTGAGCCAGTATGTTTCATGTTCTGTCTGTGTATAAGCTCTACTTTCTTTTTCTATGTCCTCACTATTTGACAGTTGAACTCCTGTAAACTGAACATGTGAACAAGTGCAAGAGATAATGCAGGGATAGTCATTTTCAATGTATAAATTGCAAGTTGAGCAATAAATAAGATGAATTCATGTCAGTATAATATCTCTGAGCAACAAGGGTTTTTTGCTTGAATGCTCTCATGATTTCCAGCTGTAAAACCAGAGGCTGTGTGCAAAGATGTGGTATTTGATACGGAAATGACAGTCTACATCACTGATGAGTGTTAATGGAAAGGACAGATGAGTTTTGTTCGTAGTTTACGAACGTGGCTCCATGGTGACATATGAGTGGGCGGGGGACACTTGActtccccccctctctctctttactataaaagtaaatatagtAATCACACTGGAAAGTGCAGCCTCTGCACTTAATGCACCCACATAGACTGGTATGGAATGaagtttcattattttataaaaaagaataagaagagTCTACAGCCAGGCTAGTGGCTCTGTCATGCTGTACTTAGGCACTGTTGCTTTGAGCTAATTGCTAattaatgtcagcatgctaatatgctcacagCAGCAATACTAAGATGTTAATGTATAGTAGGtataatttttaccatgttcaccatcttagtttggcATGTTGGCATGCAAACTAACCAGCTGAGgctgtgtagttttgtatttaaatgcataaaaattaaaatggacCTGATGATAGAGCTAGATGTAAAATTAGGgcatcaccaaagttattacaattcatcctgggGGGAACATGAATGCCTGTACCAAATTGCATGGCAATGCATCTGATAGctgtcaaaatatttcactaaaaaacacaaatgccaGCCTCcaatggtggtgctagaggaaaaatgagagaattaccaaagtcattaggcCTTGAATGTCATGAATACAAAATTTCACGGCAAGCCATCCAATATTTGAAAAAATCAGcaagctgttttctctctaaTTAAAATTTGAAACTTTCACATCTCTTTTGAATTCCCAGTATTTTGCTGAGATTCCACATCAGGCAtccaaaataaatgcatttttagtTGCTAAAGGAAATTTGAAGTCCAAAATGGTGATAGCTAATGAATACTCACTACCCCTAATTAAGCAAAACTGCATGACTGATACATATTCTACAGCATGTCAGcaagaaaaagcaataaattgGTGAAAAAACCCCAAAGTACCATTTCACTGGAAGCAGCATAGTGGGTTTTCCTGTATTCTCCGGCAAGCAGTTTGACCACATAGATGAgacatgaaaacagttttaGTGAGGCCTTTTACTACAAGATTTTTAATTGTTCTAGTTTAGTCATAGGCAGTATCTACTACTGATTTTGCATCAGGGAAACCCAAGTGATTAAAATGTGTGAAGTGTTTCTCTCCTATCTGCAGCTCAAGCCCACTCTTCCTCTTTCTAAACCCGTCACATGTGAGTGGGTGGTGAGCTCTGCTGTAGAGGGGCTTGCCTCTGAGTCTGATCTCACAGAGGCAGCATTTCATTGGTTTCCCAATTAATGTGACAGTTGCATACTGCCATCTGCTGGTAACAGCAGATACAGCTCTTTCTCACTAGTGCTTGCAGTGAAGTGACAGCACTCGTCATTAGGAATGGGATTTATCTGTGTATGATCACTTTTTGTTGTTGGAGAAGGCAGAAACTCGATTAATGTTCACAATCTGTATGTcaagtagggatgtgcagagagtccagtatttgtatttgtatctatatttgtttaggcagcaaaattatttgtattcatatttgtattcgaataaaagtggaaataggcttaaaaatcctgtttttgtttttattacgcctttaattttagaattttagacctctacctatttatacatcaGACAGCacaacatgtaacatgtagggaagaacgataattgctttgcacttttcatttattgcttattttttacaacctaactttgtggaaaggagaaggggaacaacaggttatggagagtcccttgggggCACCTCGTgcgtcagtagctcagctttatctctggggaacacccccaactcttgGAGTGATGTCCATATCAGGAAATGTGCGTCACATGTCAGGtagatgtgactccccttgttgagacctgctgatagacaaaacagtgaagcagagagagactgagatagcaatgtaaccgacctgtgcactggtattttacgtgtttttttcttcttccctgaAAAcgaataatttttaaaatatttgtacgaaataaatattcataaaaaaactgGTCATCTTTCAGAAAAGCAGTTCCACCAAAATGAGATTTACCCTCTAAACatgtcagattgtttcattcattttaataactATTTGAGACCCAGAGAGGTCaaattatcaaatatttcacattataaGCAAAGATTAGAGGACAATccaaaaattaataaaaatctaGTTGGcacagctttgttttttcttctttcctgtcttgttaatcatctcatgatccctcagatttatctcgtgagcctttggaggggcctgccacctagtttgggaaccactggataAAACTACAGTGTAGTATTGTGTATAAAACAgtgtataaagtagttcaaactagctctaCCTTgagcagctacaacattaaaatgctgcttacacagtCACAGAAGCCATTTTTCTGCAGTTCTTTTACTTTTGACTTTTAAGTACATTTGTACTTTTACCTAAGCAATATTTTTGGTGCAGGGCAATTGtaatggagtgtttttacattgtagtattagttacttttacttaagtaaaggatctgaatacttctgcAACCACTGGACCTTGGTGTTCTGTAAGTCAACAGTAGAGAGCACACTTCAGCTGCTGTATGTCCTATTTGTGCCCCTTCATACTTTTGTGAACTGCTGACTCTGCAGGACTCATCCAGTCTTCTCAGGTTTCATCTATGGTGGTTAAGTTGTTAACAGCTGCATGGCTGTCGTAGCTGCTTTAAGGAACAGAGCATGATGGGGTTTTATTTTAAGGAAACTGTTCACATGTATTGGATATTAAATGTGCCGCCATGCAACTGCAGGTAAGCAAAGCCTTTCCTAAGACTTTCTTAAAGTGTTTAAGAccaattaaaatatgaaatcttttcaatatttatgaataaaatgcaaaaataaaataaaataatacttaGTGACTTTTTCCtgtcactgttgttttaataagagcccgagagagagagactgtttgAATATTGAACTCACCGTGTTAAGTTTATCTAACACTGTACAAAGGCCATGTGCCTGGAAGTAACTGTAAAAAAATGGCAATGTACTTTCTTTGTACTTTCTTTGAGTGCTTCAACTTTAAATTTAGTTGTCGTTTTGGAATTGTACAATGTGATGTAATTTAATACAACAGCCCTACATcaacttctgtttttttatatgaagagttcactttcatttaaaatgtgtcaaGAGAGGTGTTGGTTCATGTCTGGTCATTTCTCGGGGTATAGTTAATGATGGTGTTCTGTTATGAGGGTAATTATTCTTGTAACAGAGCAAAGTACTTACACCTCTACAACAGATGACTACTAGGTCACACATTGTGAAATCACAACAGTTTGACCTCCAATTATCAAAAGCATGTGGAGATGCCGGGGATTGAACCCGGGGCCTCATACATGCAAAGCATGcgctctaccactgagctacaTCCCCTTGTTCTTCAAGCTATACAGAACATGTATAGacctgagaggaaaaaagaaagaatgtaaCTTTATGTATGCACTATGTCATATTTGTGAATTTTGGTTGTATTGTGGAGCATTTTTAACTCAGACAATATATTAAATCATTGCACTGCAGTGAAAGCTGCACTTCTGTATATTGTTGTGAAGTGAGCAACTATACACAGACCAAAACATTATGTAACCTGAAATAATGTAACTTTGACATGTACAAAAATTAGATTCTTTctcataaaaacaaagttagatttctgaaaaatgaaaatagcatACCAAACTATACGTACATTTATTTTGGCCACTAAATCCTACTTTTCCTAAAGTGGTCATGTACAATAACATGTGAGCAAATGTTGACTCACATGACTTGACTTACATTTGTCATGAAGAGGAAAAATTACCTATACAGGCCAAAACAGTTTTTGTACAACGCacttaacatgtttatttctggtGTAAAGTTGGGCATGTCGACATGTGGATCTATACAGATTGACTCGCGGGTGATTTATATAGAAAAATCTCCCACTGTTGAGTTGTCATGAACGGGGAAAtcagctatagagaccaaaccccttttttgtaccaggctgtaaacacatcTCTTTCTGCCGTAAAGCTGGGGGTGCAGCATGGGGGTCTACGCAGATTGACTCGCTATTGGAGACAGCCTCAAGTAACTGCAGTATTTGGCACTCTCACGCTGGCTTGGTTCCTCAGCCACGGAAGTTGCCGAAAGGGAACTGcgatggccgggaatcgaacccaggtcaactgcttggaaggcagctatgctcaccactataccaccatcgctgTGGAAGACGAGGATTTCGCCGCCAACTCAGCAGATTTTGGCACTTTCCCCTTGGCTTGATTTTATCAGCCACGGAGATTGCCACTGACttcataaacaacaaaacagaactgcgatggccgggaatcgaacccgggtcaactgcttggaaggcagctatgctcaccactataccaccatcgctgTGCAAGATGaggattttactgcaaaatcagcactttatatcagtgtaagaattcaacagggagaggaggagggaggtacACCAAGCAGAGACGAGAAGAATGTGGTTTGACATACCCGTAACTAATAGTAATGTTATTATTGACTACGGAAGCTACGCTGCAAGAAACTAAATGATAACAGAGTGGATATTGTATGCAGTCAATGTATGACGTGAAGGACTGTGCAGAAGAGCAAGTAGCGCAGGTCCAGTCCAACATCTAGAATGACTCATTTGAAAGCAACCAgattcactgtttcattcttgAAGGCATTTCACTACTCTACCAAGAGGTGCTCCCTACGGTTCTCCTGGCTGGTGGCTTCTCAGAATTCCATCAGGCAGCGTGTGAACAAGATTAAGGCATCGTTGTCggcaggattcgaacctgcgcggggagaccccaatggatttctagtccatcgccttaaccactcggccacgacAACCACCCTGATAAGAATCTGTTGTTGGGGTGTCAAATGCATACGCGTCACACGTGTTGTTCCACCAATACTACACTACAGTACAACATTCATATCATCGCCTCACAAAGAGCTTCACAGACAGTTTGTAAGGGCAGTATTACTCTTCAGTTTTGGTGTATGACTGTGTCTCGATAGAGATCTGACAggtaataaaagaaaagcaaccATGTCACAGATATGTCACATCACCATCAcccacaaataaaaaacactattgtctttgtttaactTAGCGAGAAGTACTCCACAAGTTTCTCTGTCCTGTCTTATTACGCTTTTCTATTAGGGAGTGTTCTCAATGTTCCGTCCCATTCATACACAAGCTCTTATATACAAATTGCATGtgcatattttttcagtgtgaagCCTCTTGATTTTTTGTCTCCGCTgaggtgatgtgatgtgatgtctACAAGTTTGTTGTCATCATAAAACCTGTTGGAGATGCCGGGGATTGAACCCGGGGCCTCATACATGCAAAGCATGcgctctaccactgagctacaTCCCCCCGTTTATAGAGCGAATTAAGATAGCAGACATATGAGAAGAGTTTGAACAAAGGGATGTAGCACAACTTAAGCTGGATATCTACTTCAGCATACAGGGGATACACTATAACTACAGCAGCTACATGTGTAGGCCCTGAAACCACAACGTAGGCTACACCACAAATGATCCAAAAGTCCAGAACCCCAAAAATTCAGTTTGCAATCATGTCAAACGAAGACAAGCAGCAAACCTTCACAACGACAAAGTAAAactagcaaatgtttggcagtttTCCCTATTGATTACGTGAGCAATGAATCCATTACAAAAAAGAGAATTTTCAGTCAAATTCCCATTCaccacaaatgttcttaaatcagtCGTACGTGTCTCTGAAGAACGAATCTGTTCGTAcgagtggttcttgcatgaggcccactGTCTCAAGAGAGTGGTCTTTTCACCTTCTGTGATGCGATACAAATTCAAGagtttgtgatatgtagcacaacaagctagcgaagctctgtaaacgtAGCCGTGTTGCAGTGTCGTGTGCCGTACACGGAACTACACTCCCGAGACTGAAAACAGTTGTTCATCAACAATGTGACGGACCCCTAATTTTTAATCACTTCCCAAACGTTGTCGGGCAGGTTTCGTAAGAGGACCTGAGGGAACCCTGTGGTATGTCTGCAATTTCAGGCAATTTATTAGAAGAGACCAACAGAAAGCTGAACTACACCACCCTCTGAAAGACAAAGACGAGCTTTGGACAGCTTTGGCGCTGCGTGACTTTTAGCCTCAGGAAAATTTAAACGGGTCAGTTATATAAAAAACCTCCCACTGTTGagttgtcatgaacagggaaattagctatagagaccaaaccCGGGCGAGGagcatttcacattttgtaccaggctgtaaacacatcTGTTTCTGCCGTAAAGCTGGGCATTTCAACATGCAGCATGGGGGTCTACGCAGATTGACTCGCTATTGGAgacaagtggccattcgagtaactgcagtttttggcactctCGCGCTGGCTTGGTTCCTCAGCCACGGAAGTTGCCGCTTGCTTTGTAAACAACGAAAGGGAACTGcgatggccgggaatcgaacccgggtcaacttcttggaaggcagctatgctcaccactataccaccatcgctgTGGAAGACGAGGATTTCGCCGCCAACTcagcagtttttggcactttcccCTTGGCTTGATTTTATCAGCCACGGAGATTGCCACTGACttcataaacaacaaaacagaactgcgatggccgggaatcgaacccgggtcaactgcttggaaggcagctatgctcaccactataccaccatcgctgTGCAAGATGaggattttactgcaaaatcagcactttatatcagtgtaagaattcaacagggagaggaggagggaggtacACCAAGCAGAGACGAGAAGAATGTGGTTTGACATACCCGTAACTAATAGTAATGTTATTATTGACTACGGAAGCTACGCTGCAAGAAACTAAATGATAACAGAGTGGATATTGTATGTAGTCAATGTATGACGTGAAGG
This window contains:
- the map3k8 gene encoding mitogen-activated protein kinase kinase kinase 8, which gives rise to MLDDGDATVSWSLRFTDHERAGVKSSTKMKYKYDDGIDLLLAHMNLEDIINAAETLYQLEQEEEEGGLLLEEGLSQEEMYENEEAGDSVGSGSQQKDYNDGVGGVQYGTVTDLLSFVNQLSNMQTAALQHLPEEKGVLLNKKDMAIKKGRYQINMDVLLFPWKLTYKNHGCDLVPKGSFGKVHLAQDTTTRKRMACKLIPMENFKAADIEFQARFRHENIAELYGALLWDQSVHLFMEAGEGGSVLERLDSCGPMREFEIIWVTKQVLRGLEYLHSHNVIHHDIKPSNIVLMSDKAVLVDFGLTVQMTEDIYIPRDLRGTEMYMSPELVLCRGHTTKTDIYSLGTTIIHMQTGSPPWVRRYPRTAYPSYLYIIHKLAPPLEDIAEDCSQAMRSFLERALESNPALRSSASELLKDEAINPPREDQPRCWSLDSAMEEANHAILRQQSQHHDTTQESSLYSEDSGHMKRKGSLYIDLGALSGYCKLVTGPPTSEYG